From Lepisosteus oculatus isolate fLepOcu1 chromosome 8, fLepOcu1.hap2, whole genome shotgun sequence, one genomic window encodes:
- the ap4s1 gene encoding AP-4 complex subunit sigma-1 isoform X1, whose protein sequence is MRHTDTQAGIEAWGQSTGSAIYTPPLEQSCCRFSSSSSRLFVIPVICKYTVLRNILPPSPQSVFSRPRTATASVHTTILISHLLSVAVERRNFHTPRESRRSLQKNMIKFFLMVNKQGQTRLSKYYEHLDIQKRMYLEAEVIKNCLSRRKEECSFVEYKDFKLIYRQYAALFIVVGVDDTENELAVYELIQNFVEVLDKYFSRVSELDIMFNLEKVHIILDEIILNGRIVETNKNRILAPLLALDKMAES, encoded by the exons atgagacacacggacacacaggcagggatagaagcttggggtcagagcacagggtcagccatttatacaccacccctggagcagtccTGTTGTAgattttcaagttcaagttcacgtttatttgtcattccagtcATCTGCAAGTATACAGTGTTACGAAATATCCTTCCTCCTAGTCCACAGAGCGTTTTTTCCAGACCCAGAACAGCCACTGCGTCTGTGCACACCACCATCTTGATCAGTCATCTTTTAAGTGTTGCAGTTGAGAGGAGAAATTTTCATACACCG AGAGAAAGCCGCAGGAGCCTCCAGAAAAACATGATCAAGTTTTTCCTGATGGTTAACAAGCAGGGTCAGACACGCCTGTCCAAGTACTACGAGCACCTGGATATTCAGAAGCGAATGTATTTGGAAGCTGAAGTCATTAAAAACTGCCTGTCCCGGAGAAAAGAGGAG TGTTCCTTTGTTGAATATAAAGACTTCAAGCTCATTTATCGACAGTATGCAGCACTTTTCATCGTGGTTGGGGTGGACGACACTGAG aacgaGCTGGCAGTCTACGAGCTTATACAGAATTTTGTGGAAGTGCTTGACAAGTATTTCAGCAGAGTG AGTGAGCTGGAT ATAATGTTTAACCTGGAGAAAGTGCACATCATTTTGGATGAAATTATACTGAATGGACGCATTGTGGAAACGAATAAAAACAGGATCCTGGCCCCTTTACTAGCCCTTGACAAAATGGCAGAAAGCTAA
- the strn3 gene encoding striatin-3 isoform X3 — translation MDEHPGGGGSGGGGVGMAAPRQQQLQQQQQQQQQQPGNNNNNMNPQSGGGGGALVVQQQQPPQQDEMPRPQQYTIPGILHYIQHEWARFEMERAHWEVERAELQARIAFLQGERKGQENLKNDLVRRIKMLEYALKQERAKYHKLKYGTELNQGDLKMPAFESEETKDSEVPAVPQNSQLTWKQGRQLLRQYLQEVGYTDTILDVRSQRVRSLLGLSSSEQNGSVESKNLEQILNGGESPTKQKGQDLKRNPGDVLETFNFLENADDSDEEDEDEGDLVDDITDGKEKHRINKRHKIKIGNEGLAADLPDDQDTEEALKEFDFLVTAEDGEGAGEARSSGDGTEWAEPLTFPSGGGKSFIMGSDDVLESVLGLGDLADLTVSNDADYSYDMPANKDAFRKTWNPKYTLRSHFDGVRALAFHPVEPVLVTASEDHTLKLWNLQKTVPAKKSASLDVEPIYTFRAHVGPVLSLAVSCSGEQCFSGGVDSTIQWWNIPGSNVDPYDTYDPSVLMGTLLGHTDAVWGLAFSGIKNRLLSCSADGTIRLWNPPEKSPCISAYNTDKEHGIPTSVDFNGCDPAHMVASFNNGSTVIYDLETSQPAVVLLSQGEGTLPVANHIHRVVSHPTLPVTITAHEDRHIKFFDNKTGKLIHAMVAHLDAVTSLAVDPNGIYLMSGSHDCSIRLWNLDSKTCVQEITAHRKKSDESIYDVAFHPSKAYIASAGADALAKVFV, via the exons atggatgaacACCCGGGAGGAGGTGGAAGTGGCGGAGGAGGAGTAGGAATGGCCGCGCCGAGGCAACAGCAgctccaacaacaacaacaacagcagcagcagcagccggggaataataataacaacatgaATCCCCAGTCCGGGGGAGGAGGGGGTGCCTTGGTggtccagcagcagcagccgccGCAGCAGGACGAGATGCCTCGGCCCCAGCAGTACACTATCCCGGGGATCCTGCACTACATCCAGCACGAGTGGGCCCGGTTCGAGATGGAGAGGGCGCACTGGGAGGTGGAGAGGGCCGAACTCCAG GCCCGGATAGCATTCTTACAAGGAGAAAGAAAGGGTCAAGAGAACTTAAAAAATGATCTAGtaagaagaataaaaatgttaGAGTATGCGTTAAAGCAAGAAAG GGCAAAGtatcacaaattaaaatacGGAACAGAACTAAATCAGGGTGACTTAAAGATGCCAGCCTTTGAATCAG AAGAAACCAAAGACTCAGAAGTTCCAGCAGTTCCTCAGAACAGCCAGTTAACGTGGAAACAAGGCAGACAGTTGCTTAGACA aTATCTTCAGGAAGTAGGTTACACAGACACGATATTAGATGTCCGATCTCAAAGGGTGCGATCTTTACTAGGTTTGTCAAGCTCTGAGCAAAATGGCTCAGTAGAATCAAAAAACCTGGAACAGATTCTCAATGGAGGAGAGTCTCCTACAAAACAAAAGGGACAGGATTTAAAAAG GAATCCAGGAGATGTTCTGGAAACATTTAACTTCTTAGAAAATGCAGATGACAGTGATGAAGAGGATGAAGATGAGGGAGATCTTGTAGATGATATCACGGATGGAAAGGAAAAGCACAGAATTAACAAGAGGCATAAAATCAAG ATTGGCAATGAGGGACTGGCGGCGGACCTCCCCGATGACCAGGACACAGAGGAGGCCCTCAAGGAGTTTGATTTCCTAGTGACCGCAGAAGACGGGGAGGGCGCCGGGGAAGCCAGGAGCTCGGGCGATGGAACGGAGTGGG ccGAGCCTTTAACGTTTCCATCTGGAGGTGGCAAATCGTTCATTATGGGTTCTGATGACGTCCTGGAAAGTGTCCTGGGCCTGGGAGACTTGGCAGATCTGACCGTTTCGAACGACGCCGATTACAGCTATGAC ATGCCAGCTAATAAGGACGCTTTTAGGAAGACGTGGAATCCCAAGTATACACTACGTAGCCACTTCGATGGAGTTAGAGCCTTAGCATTCCACCCTGTAGAGCCTGTGCTGGTAACAGCCTCGGAGGACCACACTCTCAAACTGTGGAACCTGCAAAAAACGGTCCCAGCCAAAAA gaGTGCCTCATTAGATGTGGAACCTATTTATACATTCAGAGCTCATGT TGGGCCCGTGTTGTCATTAGCGGTTAGCTGCAGTGGAGAGCAGTGTTTTAGTGGTGGTGTCGATTCTACCATACAGTGGTGGAATATTCCCGGTTCTAATGTAGACCCATACGATACATATG ATCCCAGTGTACTAATGGGCACGTTGCTTGGGCACACTGATGCTGTATGGGGTTTAGCTTTTAGTGGTATAAAGAACAGGCTACTGTCTTGTTCAGCAGATGGCACTATTAGGCTATGGAATCCTCCTGAGAAGTCACCATGCATCAGCGCATACAATACCGACAAGG AACACGGCATTCCTACATCCGTTGATTTCAATGGATGTGACCCGGCCCACATGGTGGCTTCTTTCAACAACGGCAGCACAGTCATTTACGACCTGGAGACTTCACAGCCGGCAGTGGTGTTGCTGTCACAGGGAGAAGGAA CTCTTCCTGTAGCTAACCACATACACAGGGTGGTCAGTCATCCCACGCTGCCCGTCACCATCACAGCTCACGAAGACAGACACATCAAGTTCTTTGATAACAAAACGG GTAAACTCATCCACGCAATGGTGGCCCACCTTGATGCCGTGACCAGTCTGGCTGTGGATCCTAACGGAATCTACCTGATGTCAGGAA GCCACGACTGCTCTATTCGCCTTTGGAACCTAGACAGCAAGACGTGCGTTCAGGAAATCACGGCCCACCGGAAAAAGTCTGACGAATCCATCTATGATGTAGCTTTCCATCCATCAAAGGCATATATAGCCAGTGCAGGTGCTGATGCCCTTGCCAAAGTATTTGTTTGA
- the ap4s1 gene encoding AP-4 complex subunit sigma-1 isoform X3, which yields MIKFFLMVNKQGQTRLSKYYEHLDIQKRMYLEAEVIKNCLSRRKEECSFVEYKDFKLIYRQYAALFIVVGVDDTENELAVYELIQNFVEVLDKYFSRVSELDIMFNLEKVHIILDEIILNGRIVETNKNRILAPLLALDKMAES from the exons ATGATCAAGTTTTTCCTGATGGTTAACAAGCAGGGTCAGACACGCCTGTCCAAGTACTACGAGCACCTGGATATTCAGAAGCGAATGTATTTGGAAGCTGAAGTCATTAAAAACTGCCTGTCCCGGAGAAAAGAGGAG TGTTCCTTTGTTGAATATAAAGACTTCAAGCTCATTTATCGACAGTATGCAGCACTTTTCATCGTGGTTGGGGTGGACGACACTGAG aacgaGCTGGCAGTCTACGAGCTTATACAGAATTTTGTGGAAGTGCTTGACAAGTATTTCAGCAGAGTG AGTGAGCTGGAT ATAATGTTTAACCTGGAGAAAGTGCACATCATTTTGGATGAAATTATACTGAATGGACGCATTGTGGAAACGAATAAAAACAGGATCCTGGCCCCTTTACTAGCCCTTGACAAAATGGCAGAAAGCTAA
- the strn3 gene encoding striatin-3 isoform X2 — MDEHPGGGGSGGGGVGMAAPRQQQLQQQQQQQQQQPGNNNNNMNPQSGGGGGALVVQQQQPPQQDEMPRPQQYTIPGILHYIQHEWARFEMERAHWEVERAELQARIAFLQGERKGQENLKNDLVRRIKMLEYALKQERAKYHKLKYGTELNQGDLKMPAFESEETKDSEVPAVPQNSQLTWKQGRQLLRQYLQEVGYTDTILDVRSQRVRSLLGLSSSEQNGSVESKNLEQILNGGESPTKQKGQDLKRNPGDVLETFNFLENADDSDEEDEDEGDLVDDITDGKEKHRINKRHKIKIGNEGLAADLPDDQDTEEALKEFDFLVTAEDGEGAGEARSSGDGTEWGVNRTKLQDMIADLRDDEVPHIPSGIINQSRSTASQVTDHEGSRAEEAEPLTFPSGGGKSFIMGSDDVLESVLGLGDLADLTVSNDADYSYDMPANKDAFRKTWNPKYTLRSHFDGVRALAFHPVEPVLVTASEDHTLKLWNLQKTVPAKKSASLDVEPIYTFRAHVGPVLSLAVSCSGEQCFSGGVDSTIQWWNIPGSNVDPYDTYDPSVLMGTLLGHTDAVWGLAFSGIKNRLLSCSADGTIRLWNPPEKSPCISAYNTDKEHGIPTSVDFNGCDPAHMVASFNNGSTVIYDLETSQPAVVLLSQGEGTLPVANHIHRVVSHPTLPVTITAHEDRHIKFFDNKTGKLIHAMVAHLDAVTSLAVDPNGIYLMSGSHDCSIRLWNLDSKTCVQEITAHRKKSDESIYDVAFHPSKAYIASAGADALAKVFV; from the exons atggatgaacACCCGGGAGGAGGTGGAAGTGGCGGAGGAGGAGTAGGAATGGCCGCGCCGAGGCAACAGCAgctccaacaacaacaacaacagcagcagcagcagccggggaataataataacaacatgaATCCCCAGTCCGGGGGAGGAGGGGGTGCCTTGGTggtccagcagcagcagccgccGCAGCAGGACGAGATGCCTCGGCCCCAGCAGTACACTATCCCGGGGATCCTGCACTACATCCAGCACGAGTGGGCCCGGTTCGAGATGGAGAGGGCGCACTGGGAGGTGGAGAGGGCCGAACTCCAG GCCCGGATAGCATTCTTACAAGGAGAAAGAAAGGGTCAAGAGAACTTAAAAAATGATCTAGtaagaagaataaaaatgttaGAGTATGCGTTAAAGCAAGAAAG GGCAAAGtatcacaaattaaaatacGGAACAGAACTAAATCAGGGTGACTTAAAGATGCCAGCCTTTGAATCAG AAGAAACCAAAGACTCAGAAGTTCCAGCAGTTCCTCAGAACAGCCAGTTAACGTGGAAACAAGGCAGACAGTTGCTTAGACA aTATCTTCAGGAAGTAGGTTACACAGACACGATATTAGATGTCCGATCTCAAAGGGTGCGATCTTTACTAGGTTTGTCAAGCTCTGAGCAAAATGGCTCAGTAGAATCAAAAAACCTGGAACAGATTCTCAATGGAGGAGAGTCTCCTACAAAACAAAAGGGACAGGATTTAAAAAG GAATCCAGGAGATGTTCTGGAAACATTTAACTTCTTAGAAAATGCAGATGACAGTGATGAAGAGGATGAAGATGAGGGAGATCTTGTAGATGATATCACGGATGGAAAGGAAAAGCACAGAATTAACAAGAGGCATAAAATCAAG ATTGGCAATGAGGGACTGGCGGCGGACCTCCCCGATGACCAGGACACAGAGGAGGCCCTCAAGGAGTTTGATTTCCTAGTGACCGCAGAAGACGGGGAGGGCGCCGGGGAAGCCAGGAGCTCGGGCGATGGAACGGAGTGGG GGGTCAACAGGACCAAACTGCAGGACATGATAGCAGATCTGAGAGATGATGAGGTACCCCACATCCCTTCTGGAATCATTAATCAGTCTAGATCAACTGCTTCTCAAGTGACTGATCATGAAGGTTCGAGAGCAGAGGAAG ccGAGCCTTTAACGTTTCCATCTGGAGGTGGCAAATCGTTCATTATGGGTTCTGATGACGTCCTGGAAAGTGTCCTGGGCCTGGGAGACTTGGCAGATCTGACCGTTTCGAACGACGCCGATTACAGCTATGAC ATGCCAGCTAATAAGGACGCTTTTAGGAAGACGTGGAATCCCAAGTATACACTACGTAGCCACTTCGATGGAGTTAGAGCCTTAGCATTCCACCCTGTAGAGCCTGTGCTGGTAACAGCCTCGGAGGACCACACTCTCAAACTGTGGAACCTGCAAAAAACGGTCCCAGCCAAAAA gaGTGCCTCATTAGATGTGGAACCTATTTATACATTCAGAGCTCATGT TGGGCCCGTGTTGTCATTAGCGGTTAGCTGCAGTGGAGAGCAGTGTTTTAGTGGTGGTGTCGATTCTACCATACAGTGGTGGAATATTCCCGGTTCTAATGTAGACCCATACGATACATATG ATCCCAGTGTACTAATGGGCACGTTGCTTGGGCACACTGATGCTGTATGGGGTTTAGCTTTTAGTGGTATAAAGAACAGGCTACTGTCTTGTTCAGCAGATGGCACTATTAGGCTATGGAATCCTCCTGAGAAGTCACCATGCATCAGCGCATACAATACCGACAAGG AACACGGCATTCCTACATCCGTTGATTTCAATGGATGTGACCCGGCCCACATGGTGGCTTCTTTCAACAACGGCAGCACAGTCATTTACGACCTGGAGACTTCACAGCCGGCAGTGGTGTTGCTGTCACAGGGAGAAGGAA CTCTTCCTGTAGCTAACCACATACACAGGGTGGTCAGTCATCCCACGCTGCCCGTCACCATCACAGCTCACGAAGACAGACACATCAAGTTCTTTGATAACAAAACGG GTAAACTCATCCACGCAATGGTGGCCCACCTTGATGCCGTGACCAGTCTGGCTGTGGATCCTAACGGAATCTACCTGATGTCAGGAA GCCACGACTGCTCTATTCGCCTTTGGAACCTAGACAGCAAGACGTGCGTTCAGGAAATCACGGCCCACCGGAAAAAGTCTGACGAATCCATCTATGATGTAGCTTTCCATCCATCAAAGGCATATATAGCCAGTGCAGGTGCTGATGCCCTTGCCAAAGTATTTGTTTGA
- the ap4s1 gene encoding AP-4 complex subunit sigma-1 isoform X2, with protein sequence MRHTDTQAGIEAWGQSTGSAIYTPPLEQSCCRFSSSSSRLFVIPVICKYTVLRNILPPSPQSVFSRPRTATASVHTTILISHLLSVAVERRNFHTPRESRRSLQKNMIKFFLMVNKQGQTRLSKYYEHLDIQKRMYLEAEVIKNCLSRRKEECSFVEYKDFKLIYRQYAALFIVVGVDDTENELAVYELIQNFVEVLDKYFSRVIMFNLEKVHIILDEIILNGRIVETNKNRILAPLLALDKMAES encoded by the exons atgagacacacggacacacaggcagggatagaagcttggggtcagagcacagggtcagccatttatacaccacccctggagcagtccTGTTGTAgattttcaagttcaagttcacgtttatttgtcattccagtcATCTGCAAGTATACAGTGTTACGAAATATCCTTCCTCCTAGTCCACAGAGCGTTTTTTCCAGACCCAGAACAGCCACTGCGTCTGTGCACACCACCATCTTGATCAGTCATCTTTTAAGTGTTGCAGTTGAGAGGAGAAATTTTCATACACCG AGAGAAAGCCGCAGGAGCCTCCAGAAAAACATGATCAAGTTTTTCCTGATGGTTAACAAGCAGGGTCAGACACGCCTGTCCAAGTACTACGAGCACCTGGATATTCAGAAGCGAATGTATTTGGAAGCTGAAGTCATTAAAAACTGCCTGTCCCGGAGAAAAGAGGAG TGTTCCTTTGTTGAATATAAAGACTTCAAGCTCATTTATCGACAGTATGCAGCACTTTTCATCGTGGTTGGGGTGGACGACACTGAG aacgaGCTGGCAGTCTACGAGCTTATACAGAATTTTGTGGAAGTGCTTGACAAGTATTTCAGCAGAGTG ATAATGTTTAACCTGGAGAAAGTGCACATCATTTTGGATGAAATTATACTGAATGGACGCATTGTGGAAACGAATAAAAACAGGATCCTGGCCCCTTTACTAGCCCTTGACAAAATGGCAGAAAGCTAA
- the strn3 gene encoding striatin-3 isoform X1 produces the protein MDEHPGGGGSGGGGVGMAAPRQQQLQQQQQQQQQQPGNNNNNMNPQSGGGGGALVVQQQQPPQQDEMPRPQQYTIPGILHYIQHEWARFEMERAHWEVERAELQARIAFLQGERKGQENLKNDLVRRIKMLEYALKQERAKYHKLKYGTELNQGDLKMPAFESEETKDSEVPAVPQNSQLTWKQGRQLLRQYLQEVGYTDTILDVRSQRVRSLLGLSSSEQNGSVESKNLEQILNGGESPTKQKGQDLKRNPGDVLETFNFLENADDSDEEDEDEGDLVDDITDGKEKHRINKRHKIKIGNEGLAADLPDDQDTEEALKEFDFLVTAEDGEGAGEARSSGDGTEWDRDDLSPTAEVWDVDQGLLCKLKEQYKKERKGKKSVRRVNRTKLQDMIADLRDDEVPHIPSGIINQSRSTASQVTDHEGSRAEEAEPLTFPSGGGKSFIMGSDDVLESVLGLGDLADLTVSNDADYSYDMPANKDAFRKTWNPKYTLRSHFDGVRALAFHPVEPVLVTASEDHTLKLWNLQKTVPAKKSASLDVEPIYTFRAHVGPVLSLAVSCSGEQCFSGGVDSTIQWWNIPGSNVDPYDTYDPSVLMGTLLGHTDAVWGLAFSGIKNRLLSCSADGTIRLWNPPEKSPCISAYNTDKEHGIPTSVDFNGCDPAHMVASFNNGSTVIYDLETSQPAVVLLSQGEGTLPVANHIHRVVSHPTLPVTITAHEDRHIKFFDNKTGKLIHAMVAHLDAVTSLAVDPNGIYLMSGSHDCSIRLWNLDSKTCVQEITAHRKKSDESIYDVAFHPSKAYIASAGADALAKVFV, from the exons atggatgaacACCCGGGAGGAGGTGGAAGTGGCGGAGGAGGAGTAGGAATGGCCGCGCCGAGGCAACAGCAgctccaacaacaacaacaacagcagcagcagcagccggggaataataataacaacatgaATCCCCAGTCCGGGGGAGGAGGGGGTGCCTTGGTggtccagcagcagcagccgccGCAGCAGGACGAGATGCCTCGGCCCCAGCAGTACACTATCCCGGGGATCCTGCACTACATCCAGCACGAGTGGGCCCGGTTCGAGATGGAGAGGGCGCACTGGGAGGTGGAGAGGGCCGAACTCCAG GCCCGGATAGCATTCTTACAAGGAGAAAGAAAGGGTCAAGAGAACTTAAAAAATGATCTAGtaagaagaataaaaatgttaGAGTATGCGTTAAAGCAAGAAAG GGCAAAGtatcacaaattaaaatacGGAACAGAACTAAATCAGGGTGACTTAAAGATGCCAGCCTTTGAATCAG AAGAAACCAAAGACTCAGAAGTTCCAGCAGTTCCTCAGAACAGCCAGTTAACGTGGAAACAAGGCAGACAGTTGCTTAGACA aTATCTTCAGGAAGTAGGTTACACAGACACGATATTAGATGTCCGATCTCAAAGGGTGCGATCTTTACTAGGTTTGTCAAGCTCTGAGCAAAATGGCTCAGTAGAATCAAAAAACCTGGAACAGATTCTCAATGGAGGAGAGTCTCCTACAAAACAAAAGGGACAGGATTTAAAAAG GAATCCAGGAGATGTTCTGGAAACATTTAACTTCTTAGAAAATGCAGATGACAGTGATGAAGAGGATGAAGATGAGGGAGATCTTGTAGATGATATCACGGATGGAAAGGAAAAGCACAGAATTAACAAGAGGCATAAAATCAAG ATTGGCAATGAGGGACTGGCGGCGGACCTCCCCGATGACCAGGACACAGAGGAGGCCCTCAAGGAGTTTGATTTCCTAGTGACCGCAGAAGACGGGGAGGGCGCCGGGGAAGCCAGGAGCTCGGGCGATGGAACGGAGTGGG ACCGAGACGACCTGTCCCCCACTGCGGAGGTCTGGGACGTAGACCAGGGGCTATTATGTAAACTGAAGGAGCAGTACAAGAAGGAGCGGAAAGGCAAGAAAAGTGTGAGGA GGGTCAACAGGACCAAACTGCAGGACATGATAGCAGATCTGAGAGATGATGAGGTACCCCACATCCCTTCTGGAATCATTAATCAGTCTAGATCAACTGCTTCTCAAGTGACTGATCATGAAGGTTCGAGAGCAGAGGAAG ccGAGCCTTTAACGTTTCCATCTGGAGGTGGCAAATCGTTCATTATGGGTTCTGATGACGTCCTGGAAAGTGTCCTGGGCCTGGGAGACTTGGCAGATCTGACCGTTTCGAACGACGCCGATTACAGCTATGAC ATGCCAGCTAATAAGGACGCTTTTAGGAAGACGTGGAATCCCAAGTATACACTACGTAGCCACTTCGATGGAGTTAGAGCCTTAGCATTCCACCCTGTAGAGCCTGTGCTGGTAACAGCCTCGGAGGACCACACTCTCAAACTGTGGAACCTGCAAAAAACGGTCCCAGCCAAAAA gaGTGCCTCATTAGATGTGGAACCTATTTATACATTCAGAGCTCATGT TGGGCCCGTGTTGTCATTAGCGGTTAGCTGCAGTGGAGAGCAGTGTTTTAGTGGTGGTGTCGATTCTACCATACAGTGGTGGAATATTCCCGGTTCTAATGTAGACCCATACGATACATATG ATCCCAGTGTACTAATGGGCACGTTGCTTGGGCACACTGATGCTGTATGGGGTTTAGCTTTTAGTGGTATAAAGAACAGGCTACTGTCTTGTTCAGCAGATGGCACTATTAGGCTATGGAATCCTCCTGAGAAGTCACCATGCATCAGCGCATACAATACCGACAAGG AACACGGCATTCCTACATCCGTTGATTTCAATGGATGTGACCCGGCCCACATGGTGGCTTCTTTCAACAACGGCAGCACAGTCATTTACGACCTGGAGACTTCACAGCCGGCAGTGGTGTTGCTGTCACAGGGAGAAGGAA CTCTTCCTGTAGCTAACCACATACACAGGGTGGTCAGTCATCCCACGCTGCCCGTCACCATCACAGCTCACGAAGACAGACACATCAAGTTCTTTGATAACAAAACGG GTAAACTCATCCACGCAATGGTGGCCCACCTTGATGCCGTGACCAGTCTGGCTGTGGATCCTAACGGAATCTACCTGATGTCAGGAA GCCACGACTGCTCTATTCGCCTTTGGAACCTAGACAGCAAGACGTGCGTTCAGGAAATCACGGCCCACCGGAAAAAGTCTGACGAATCCATCTATGATGTAGCTTTCCATCCATCAAAGGCATATATAGCCAGTGCAGGTGCTGATGCCCTTGCCAAAGTATTTGTTTGA